The Rhineura floridana isolate rRhiFlo1 chromosome 8, rRhiFlo1.hap2, whole genome shotgun sequence genome includes a region encoding these proteins:
- the LOC133389998 gene encoding mesotocin receptor-like codes for MENFSFSQEVYEPSIPFLPSFVSSTNTSTLPERQPRDEQLAQVEIAVLGIIFTTASVGNIILILVLWRRRMKLSRIYMFLLHLSIADLMVAFFQVLPQLFWIITDVFMGPDILCRIIIYLQLLSMFASTYMIVIMAMDRFQAVCHPMASFQKKGVLWNAPICISWFISLVFSIPQVFIFRKREVSPDIFDCQADFIEPWGTKVYVTWISIAIFFLPAAILIICHVRICRAIQMNMHLKSCNEFEVTHHKQIQSSLRNNANCMSKSMIKTIKMTVVIVVAYIFCWSPFFIAQLWTAWHPSDARTEGPVITILMLLGNLNSCVNPWIYMYFCGQIPCSKKILDNPSANDESTITGSVHLGEKEFEDNTTTV; via the exons ATGGagaatttctcattttctcaagAGGTCTATGAGCCTAgcatccctttccttcccagtttTGTCAGCTCAACAAACACATCAACTCTGCCTGAAAGACAACCAAGAGATGAACAATTAGCTCAGGTAGAGATTGCTGTGTTAGGAATAATATTTACAACAGCATCTGTGGGCAACATCATCCTCATACTGGTGTTATGGAGGAGAAGAATGAAACTGTCAAGGATATACATGTTCCTGCTTCATCTGAGTATTGCAGACCTGATGGTTGCATTCTTTCAAGTCCTTCCTCAGCTCTTTTGGATAATTACAGATGTTTTCATGGGTCCAGACATCCTGTGTAGAATCATCATTTATCTCCAGCTGTTGAGCATGTTTGCCTCCACTTATATGATAGTCATTATGGCAATGGACAGATTCCAAGCAGTGTGCCACCCCATGGCCTCTTTTCAAAAGAAAGGGGTTCTCTGGAATGCGCCTATCTGCATCAGCTGGTTTATCTCTCTGGTCTTTAGCATTCCCCAAGTATTTATTTTTCGGAAAAGAGAGGTTTCCCCAGACATATTTGACTGCCAAGCTGACTTCATTGAACCCTGGGGCACAAAGGTATATGTGACTTGGATTTCCATAGCTATTTTCTTCCTTCCTGCAGCTATCCTCATCATATGCCATGTGAGGAtatgcagagcaatccaaatgaacATGCATTTGAAAAGCTGCAATGAATTTGAAGTAACTCATCATAAGCAAATACAGTCATCCCTGAGAAACAATGCGAACTGTATGTCAAAGTCTATGATCAAGACTATAAAGATGACAGTGGTGATAGTTGTTGCTTATATTTTCTGTTGGTCACCATTTTTCATTGCACAGCTATGGACTGCATGGCACCCCAGTGATGCTAGGACTGAAG GTCCAGTAATAACCATTCTTATGCTCCTAGGGAATCTTAATAGCTGTGTTAATCCATGGATTTATATGTACTTTTGTGGTCAAATACCATGTTCAAAAAAAATACTGGACAACCCTTCAGCTAACGATGAGTCTACCATTACAGGCAGCGTTCACTTGGGAGAGAAAGAATTTGAAGACAATACGACGACTGTGTAA